One genomic segment of Planctomycetaceae bacterium includes these proteins:
- a CDS encoding xanthine dehydrogenase family protein molybdopterin-binding subunit: MAEVQYQWPANHQSHLIGKRVKRLDGPEKSNGTAKYTYDINLPKQLIVKALGCPHSHCKVVSVDASETQKVPGVVHVHFINAPKAGEAPIEIQTDGLLLVAVAAESEAAAAEGVAKLRVKYEMLDVFTSDSDLQAAEAKGRIKPAGGGIELDSALGEPGDNDDEEEWENSKIQELFEQSKYVVEGEYGIDVITHCCLEPHGSTVQWEGNKLKAHLSTQNVSQTDDGFAGGLGITADDVDVHCDYIGGGFGSKFQPNYWGIAAAQIAKETGRPVKFLLSRDQELKIGGSRPSGFIKVKLGANDDGVVQVWDSQHWGTSGYDGSTVSVGNFPYVFKPKNIRRKATGIITNNEPAVAWRAPNHPQACALTHTAFDDLAAKMQADSLDIFLRNLQNIDSPDKAPVYAEQLRIAADLIDWREHWHPHGKGPKHGSVVEGLGIGLHKWSGTANSSNCLLKIHPDGGVESYCGTQDLGTGTRTVCGMVVAETLGLPLEAVKVNIGSSTYPFSGASGGSTTVGAVSESHRRAAQDAVAQIFELVAKKLEVPADTLEASNGRISVAGYGNKSLSWKEACSLIGIKPLEINSAYQRGADSKLSSANVAGVQMAHVAVDTDTGVVKIRRMVAVQDMGLIINRTTAESQINGALIMSIASALFEQRINDPQTGNFVNCELDSYRLPRLGDIGELIVHLHEPESERARGVIGLGEPPAISGAAAISNAICNATGVRVPTLPATPKRVLDALKSAKG, encoded by the coding sequence ATGGCTGAAGTGCAATACCAGTGGCCGGCAAACCATCAATCGCACCTGATCGGCAAGCGAGTGAAGCGGCTGGACGGCCCCGAAAAATCCAACGGCACCGCGAAATACACCTACGACATCAACCTGCCGAAACAGTTGATCGTCAAAGCACTCGGGTGCCCCCACTCGCACTGCAAAGTCGTTTCCGTCGATGCGTCGGAAACTCAGAAAGTGCCGGGAGTGGTCCATGTCCACTTCATCAACGCTCCTAAAGCCGGCGAAGCACCCATCGAGATCCAGACGGATGGGCTGCTTCTGGTCGCAGTGGCAGCCGAATCCGAAGCCGCCGCCGCGGAAGGAGTCGCGAAACTCAGAGTCAAGTACGAGATGCTTGATGTCTTCACTTCCGATTCCGACCTGCAGGCGGCCGAAGCAAAAGGTCGCATCAAACCGGCCGGCGGAGGTATCGAACTTGATTCCGCTCTGGGCGAACCTGGCGACAACGACGACGAAGAGGAGTGGGAGAACAGCAAGATCCAGGAACTGTTCGAACAGTCGAAGTATGTTGTCGAGGGAGAATACGGGATCGACGTGATCACGCACTGTTGCCTGGAACCTCACGGCAGCACTGTGCAGTGGGAAGGCAACAAGCTGAAGGCACATCTTTCGACTCAGAATGTTTCCCAGACCGACGACGGTTTCGCGGGCGGACTGGGAATCACAGCCGACGATGTCGACGTCCATTGCGACTACATCGGCGGCGGCTTTGGCAGCAAGTTCCAGCCCAACTACTGGGGCATCGCGGCCGCTCAGATCGCAAAGGAAACCGGGCGACCCGTCAAGTTCCTGCTGTCGCGCGATCAGGAACTGAAGATCGGCGGCAGCCGTCCTTCCGGCTTCATCAAGGTGAAGCTGGGGGCAAACGACGACGGCGTGGTGCAGGTCTGGGATTCACAGCACTGGGGAACCTCCGGCTACGATGGCAGCACCGTGTCCGTCGGCAATTTTCCCTACGTGTTCAAGCCGAAGAACATCCGCCGCAAAGCCACCGGCATCATTACCAATAATGAACCAGCGGTCGCCTGGCGAGCACCCAACCATCCGCAGGCCTGTGCTCTGACGCATACAGCGTTCGACGATCTGGCCGCCAAAATGCAGGCCGACAGTCTCGATATCTTCCTGCGAAATCTGCAGAACATCGATTCCCCCGATAAGGCTCCGGTCTACGCCGAACAACTGCGTATCGCCGCGGATCTGATCGATTGGCGGGAACACTGGCATCCTCACGGAAAGGGACCAAAACACGGCAGCGTTGTCGAAGGCCTGGGAATCGGACTGCACAAGTGGTCCGGAACTGCCAACAGCTCAAACTGCCTGCTGAAGATCCATCCGGACGGCGGTGTTGAAAGCTACTGCGGCACTCAGGACCTTGGCACCGGAACTCGTACCGTCTGCGGGATGGTTGTCGCAGAAACTCTGGGACTGCCGCTGGAAGCCGTCAAAGTCAACATCGGCAGTTCCACCTATCCGTTCAGCGGTGCCTCCGGCGGAAGCACCACCGTAGGCGCGGTCAGCGAATCGCATCGTCGAGCGGCTCAGGACGCGGTCGCTCAGATTTTCGAACTGGTCGCGAAGAAGCTGGAAGTCCCGGCAGACACATTGGAAGCTTCCAACGGCCGCATCTCCGTTGCCGGCTACGGCAACAAGAGCCTGTCATGGAAGGAGGCTTGCAGCCTGATTGGCATTAAACCGCTGGAAATCAATTCGGCCTATCAGCGCGGAGCCGACAGCAAGCTCTCCAGTGCCAACGTCGCGGGAGTGCAGATGGCGCACGTGGCCGTCGATACCGACACGGGTGTTGTCAAGATTCGCAGGATGGTCGCCGTGCAGGACATGGGCCTGATTATCAACCGCACCACGGCGGAAAGTCAGATCAACGGTGCGTTGATCATGAGCATCGCGTCGGCATTGTTCGAGCAAAGGATCAACGATCCGCAGACAGGCAATTTCGTCAACTGCGAACTGGATTCGTACCGGCTTCCGCGACTCGGCGACATCGGCGAATTGATCGTTCACCTGCATGAACCGGAAAGCGAACGCGCTCGAGGAGTCATCGGTCTTGGCGAACCTCCCGCCATCAGCGGGGCCGCCGCGATCTCCAACGCAATTTGCAACGCAACCGGTGTCCGTGTCCCGACTCTCCCCGCCACGCCCAAACGCGTGCTCGATGCACTTAAATCTGCGAAAGGATAA
- a CDS encoding FAD binding domain-containing protein: MKNFEYAQPHTESEAVELLADESRQTAVLAGGTDLVGLMKRMVVNPDLVVNIGEIESLRHLESDDEGNLWVGAAVKLDEFLDARSTDDFPSVKQVIQGISSIQLQSQGTVVGEVLRRPTCWYFRNGHGLLADSGRLVTGGDNRYHAILGNRGAAKFVNASRMAPALISLGAKVRLIGPEEESEQFLNLQELYRTPGFEGESENVLRPGQLVTHIIIPPSRNRLSAAYEVRHGEGPDQPLAAAAVSMDVTLGTVRDAAIVLGQVAPVPWLAVAAARALIGKSVTEATATAAGAEAVRGAIALSENEYKIQLTQVAVKRAVLRAAGMETGGLDFPVPSDSFQQLTSTNLV, encoded by the coding sequence ATGAAAAACTTCGAGTACGCACAACCGCATACCGAATCGGAAGCTGTTGAACTGCTTGCCGACGAATCCCGGCAGACCGCCGTGCTCGCCGGAGGAACAGATCTGGTAGGACTGATGAAGCGCATGGTCGTCAACCCGGATCTGGTGGTGAATATCGGCGAGATTGAATCGCTGCGACACCTGGAATCGGATGACGAAGGGAATCTGTGGGTCGGTGCCGCCGTGAAGCTGGACGAATTCCTCGACGCCCGCTCGACGGATGATTTCCCGTCGGTGAAGCAGGTGATTCAGGGGATCAGTAGTATTCAGTTGCAGTCTCAGGGAACCGTTGTCGGCGAAGTCCTGCGACGGCCGACATGCTGGTATTTTCGAAACGGGCACGGCCTGCTGGCGGACTCCGGCAGGTTGGTGACCGGCGGCGATAATCGCTACCACGCCATTCTGGGTAACCGCGGAGCCGCCAAGTTTGTCAACGCCTCAAGAATGGCCCCGGCGCTGATTTCCCTGGGCGCGAAAGTACGCCTCATCGGCCCGGAGGAAGAATCAGAACAGTTTCTGAATCTGCAGGAACTCTATCGCACGCCTGGATTTGAAGGGGAATCGGAAAACGTCCTGCGACCGGGGCAACTGGTCACGCACATCATCATCCCGCCCAGCCGTAACCGCCTTTCCGCGGCCTATGAAGTCCGTCACGGAGAAGGTCCTGATCAGCCGCTGGCCGCGGCTGCGGTCTCGATGGATGTCACCCTCGGCACCGTCCGCGATGCCGCAATTGTTCTCGGCCAGGTGGCGCCCGTTCCCTGGCTGGCAGTCGCCGCGGCACGCGCACTGATCGGCAAGTCGGTCACCGAAGCGACGGCCACGGCCGCCGGCGCAGAAGCAGTTCGTGGCGCGATCGCACTCAGCGAAAACGAATACAAGATCCAGTTGACTCAGGTTGCCGTCAAACGCGCCGTCTTACGCGCCGCCGGCATGGAAACCGGCGGTCTTGACTTCCCGGTTCCGAGTGATTCCTTCCAGCAGTTGACCTCGACCAACCTTGTCTAG
- a CDS encoding (2Fe-2S)-binding protein translates to MSQSASKGLSRRGFLRGSGAAVAASTVVGNASGQDTATAASRVVSGETSITLKVNGKSMQAKVEPRTTLLDVLRYQFDLTGAKPVSADGSSGASTVLIDGKPAMASTTLALAAVGKEITTIESLAGDAVPKAFVDHDAQQCGFCTPGFVIAVRAFLNKNPNATDEQIRAGLNGNICRCGTYANIIQAATSLVKGN, encoded by the coding sequence ATGTCACAGTCAGCCTCGAAGGGCCTTAGCCGGCGCGGATTTCTAAGAGGGTCCGGTGCCGCCGTCGCGGCCTCAACGGTCGTTGGCAATGCCAGCGGTCAGGACACCGCAACTGCAGCGTCCCGAGTCGTCAGCGGCGAGACTTCCATCACTCTGAAAGTGAACGGAAAGTCCATGCAGGCCAAAGTTGAACCGCGCACGACACTGCTGGATGTGCTGCGATACCAGTTCGATCTGACGGGCGCGAAACCCGTCAGCGCTGACGGAAGCAGCGGAGCCAGCACGGTGCTGATTGATGGCAAGCCGGCGATGGCGTCCACCACGCTGGCACTGGCTGCGGTCGGGAAGGAAATCACCACGATCGAAAGCCTGGCAGGCGACGCCGTCCCGAAAGCCTTTGTTGACCATGACGCCCAGCAGTGCGGGTTCTGCACTCCGGGGTTCGTCATCGCGGTTCGAGCATTCCTGAATAAGAATCCGAATGCCACCGACGAACAAATCCGCGCCGGGCTGAATGGAAACATCTGCCGCTGCGGAACCTATGCGAACATCATCCAGGCCGCGACCTCGCTTGTGAAAGGAAACTGA
- a CDS encoding MotA/TolQ/ExbB proton channel family protein has product MSSQSSAKSASVDSRKSRGGSARIGIGPALVGLLLTGLFYGTAPFIPGISQFVRRYFCSHLLEVISTGMFFVGVAILLQKFRRFPAERRAVSETEAAIDEALRHRNSENRGDAERTVRDWLRGNGTSLQGTQAGLRLKETLQYVQAASREGLEEHLKYLAELAGDRLHQSYAMIRTITWAIPILGFLGTVIGITMAIANVTPEQLDSSLGEVTGGLAVAFDTTALALGMSIVMVFSSFVVERSEQSILNDVEQFGIDHLLPLFSDSQSTRGRLPQAEEVMTQALLKHSSAWVEQLSEMRLSWNEVLTEQTSQLRSRLDDDVQQTLQIHRQDSADARDGYATALQQGTSEFAERLDQMLVRFEDRISAWQHAMLASSQSAAAQSEAIHDLGRTLLKMTETEERLALLQQQLNRNLETLQFVDTLEQTAGSLTAAVHILTAKTTARQAA; this is encoded by the coding sequence GTGAGCAGCCAGTCATCAGCCAAATCAGCCTCGGTCGACAGTCGAAAATCCCGAGGCGGAAGTGCTCGGATCGGCATCGGTCCGGCCCTGGTCGGATTACTTCTGACGGGACTGTTTTACGGAACAGCACCGTTCATCCCGGGAATCTCGCAGTTCGTTCGACGGTACTTCTGCAGCCATCTGCTGGAAGTCATCAGCACGGGCATGTTTTTCGTCGGCGTGGCGATCCTGCTGCAGAAGTTTCGACGCTTCCCGGCAGAACGCCGCGCTGTGTCGGAAACGGAAGCGGCCATCGATGAAGCGCTTCGACACCGGAATTCTGAGAACCGCGGCGACGCAGAACGGACCGTGCGTGACTGGCTTCGCGGCAACGGCACTTCGCTTCAGGGAACTCAGGCGGGACTGCGACTGAAGGAAACTCTGCAATACGTCCAGGCCGCGTCGCGGGAAGGTCTTGAGGAACATCTGAAGTATCTGGCGGAGTTGGCCGGCGACCGGCTGCACCAGAGCTACGCCATGATTCGAACGATCACGTGGGCGATTCCCATCCTGGGATTTCTGGGCACGGTGATCGGCATCACGATGGCAATCGCGAACGTCACTCCCGAACAACTGGATTCCTCGCTGGGCGAAGTGACCGGCGGCCTGGCGGTCGCCTTTGACACAACCGCTCTGGCGCTTGGGATGTCCATCGTGATGGTGTTTTCGTCGTTCGTCGTGGAACGCAGCGAACAGTCGATTCTGAATGATGTCGAACAGTTCGGCATCGACCACCTGCTTCCGCTTTTCAGCGACAGCCAGTCGACGCGTGGCCGCCTGCCGCAGGCGGAAGAAGTCATGACGCAGGCTCTTCTGAAGCATTCGTCGGCGTGGGTCGAACAGCTTTCGGAGATGCGGTTGTCATGGAACGAAGTTTTGACGGAGCAGACTTCGCAACTGCGTTCACGGCTGGACGACGACGTTCAGCAGACGCTGCAGATCCATCGACAAGATTCCGCCGATGCACGTGACGGCTACGCGACGGCACTGCAGCAGGGTACTTCGGAATTCGCCGAACGCCTGGATCAGATGCTGGTCCGTTTCGAAGATCGCATTTCGGCGTGGCAACACGCGATGCTGGCCAGTTCACAGTCAGCCGCGGCGCAGTCCGAGGCGATTCATGACCTGGGTCGGACGCTGCTGAAGATGACGGAAACGGAAGAACGCCTGGCTCTGCTTCAGCAGCAGTTGAACCGCAACCTGGAGACGCTGCAGTTCGTGGACACACTGGAACAGACTGCCGGAAGCCTGACAGCGGCCGTCCACATTCTGACCGCAAAAACAACGGCGCGGCAGGCGGCGTAA